A single region of the Rhodopirellula bahusiensis genome encodes:
- a CDS encoding DEAD/DEAH box helicase — MNQHTNAIANRLSLRQPQRDSLEILARICEIIDLDKSADVAQQLEIIKSEFPTVEDFERDFPSLCFALATGVGKTRLMGAFIAYLHRAEKVQHFFVLAPNLTIYRKLIADFTPGTPKYVFQGIHEFATRPPQIITSDNYESGVGVRNDGVDARGQRLMFDDSPIHINIFNISKINSEVRGGNSPRIKRLNEYIGDSYFAYLAGLDDLVLLMDESHRYRASAGVNAINELKPILGLELTATPQVERGTKTEKFKNAIYSYPLASALTDGFIKQPSVATRENFNASSYDEDGLESLKLKDGIIVHEETKVQLEVYARENGVRRVKPFMLVVAKDTEHANALMATIESKDFFDGAYKGKVITVHSKTKGDEKDEVVEQLLTVEDPANPVEIVVHVNMLKEGWDVTNLYTIVPLRKADSRTLVEQSIGRGLRLPYGKRTGNAAVDRLTIVAHDKFQEIVDEANRGDSILVTGVVIGKDIPEKKSKVVEVVSKAVQVITGQTGTGSDTTKQKPLFTDKREVEVATTTLDIIKQEFERLPRSSDLNSPEVRKELVAKVKEKIKVPQAQFEGMEDKLEDKRVEEVITKTTETYVAMTIDIPRITLVPTGDKTCGYKDFDLDAGSINQQPMANNILIQTLRENKQTRLLSLASDTEKKLEDYLVRGLIDYNDISYDDDAKLLYKLSGQLIDKLRTYLTDEADIRNVLLAYNPQYVRLIHAQMQEHFVEEATDYEVHVSAGFNVLRMSAFNAPEDETPRPFRQPVDEKKNIRSMLFGDFDKCLFPVQKFDSDTERRFAVVLENDKTVSKWVKPNKGTFQIHYSGDANYEPDFVAQTDDGYYLCEPKDEREVNDEVVQTKARAAAEWCKHASTVAAEPWHYLLIPHTAVDETKSLASLAAQYTVHPQ; from the coding sequence ATGAACCAGCACACCAATGCAATCGCCAATCGACTTAGCCTCCGCCAACCTCAGCGTGATTCGCTGGAGATTCTGGCCCGTATCTGTGAGATCATCGACCTCGACAAATCCGCCGATGTCGCACAACAGCTTGAAATCATCAAGTCTGAGTTTCCCACGGTTGAAGACTTCGAACGTGACTTCCCGTCCTTGTGCTTCGCACTGGCTACGGGTGTTGGCAAGACTCGTTTGATGGGTGCCTTTATCGCCTATCTGCATCGAGCCGAGAAAGTTCAACACTTCTTTGTATTGGCACCCAACCTGACGATCTATCGCAAGTTGATTGCCGACTTCACACCCGGCACGCCAAAATATGTTTTTCAAGGTATCCACGAGTTTGCCACTCGCCCGCCGCAAATCATTACCAGCGACAACTACGAGAGCGGTGTCGGTGTTCGCAACGATGGTGTCGATGCTCGTGGGCAACGCCTGATGTTTGATGATTCCCCTATTCACATCAATATCTTCAATATTTCCAAGATCAACTCGGAGGTCCGTGGAGGAAATTCGCCCCGAATCAAGCGACTGAACGAGTACATCGGCGACAGCTATTTTGCATATCTGGCTGGTTTGGATGACCTTGTGTTGTTGATGGACGAATCACACCGCTATAGGGCGAGTGCCGGTGTCAACGCCATCAACGAACTCAAGCCGATTCTGGGACTCGAATTGACGGCCACACCTCAAGTCGAGAGAGGGACGAAGACTGAAAAGTTCAAGAACGCCATCTACAGCTATCCGTTGGCGTCGGCTTTGACAGATGGGTTTATTAAACAGCCATCCGTCGCCACCCGAGAGAACTTCAACGCCAGCAGTTACGACGAGGACGGACTGGAGAGCCTCAAGCTGAAGGATGGCATCATCGTTCACGAAGAGACCAAAGTGCAACTGGAAGTCTACGCTCGTGAAAACGGTGTCCGACGAGTCAAGCCGTTCATGCTGGTCGTCGCCAAGGACACCGAGCACGCCAACGCATTGATGGCGACAATTGAATCGAAGGACTTCTTCGATGGTGCCTACAAAGGAAAAGTCATCACGGTTCATTCCAAGACCAAAGGTGACGAGAAAGATGAAGTCGTCGAGCAACTACTGACGGTCGAAGACCCCGCCAACCCGGTCGAGATTGTCGTCCACGTCAACATGCTGAAAGAAGGTTGGGACGTTACCAATCTCTACACCATCGTCCCGCTTCGCAAAGCCGATTCCCGCACGTTGGTCGAACAATCCATTGGTCGTGGATTGCGCCTGCCTTACGGCAAGCGAACCGGCAACGCAGCGGTAGATCGACTGACCATTGTGGCCCACGACAAGTTCCAAGAGATCGTGGATGAAGCTAACCGGGGTGATTCGATCCTCGTGACGGGAGTGGTCATCGGCAAGGACATCCCGGAAAAGAAGTCGAAGGTTGTCGAAGTCGTCTCCAAGGCCGTGCAAGTCATTACGGGCCAAACGGGCACCGGATCAGACACAACGAAGCAGAAGCCACTCTTCACTGACAAGCGTGAGGTCGAAGTGGCCACGACAACGCTGGACATTATCAAACAGGAATTTGAACGGCTGCCAAGATCATCGGATTTGAACTCACCGGAAGTGCGAAAAGAGTTGGTTGCCAAGGTCAAGGAAAAGATCAAAGTGCCACAGGCACAATTTGAAGGAATGGAAGACAAGCTTGAGGACAAGCGAGTTGAGGAAGTCATTACGAAGACGACGGAAACCTACGTCGCCATGACGATTGACATTCCTCGCATCACACTTGTCCCGACCGGCGATAAAACCTGCGGTTACAAGGACTTTGACCTCGACGCCGGCAGCATCAACCAGCAGCCGATGGCGAACAACATTCTGATTCAAACACTGCGTGAGAATAAGCAAACTCGCTTACTCAGCCTCGCATCTGACACGGAAAAGAAGCTTGAAGACTATTTGGTCCGGGGCCTGATCGACTACAACGACATCAGTTACGACGACGACGCCAAGTTGCTGTACAAGCTGAGTGGTCAACTGATCGACAAGCTTCGAACGTACCTGACTGACGAAGCAGATATCCGCAACGTGTTACTGGCCTACAATCCACAATACGTTCGTCTGATCCACGCTCAGATGCAGGAACACTTCGTCGAGGAAGCAACCGATTACGAGGTCCACGTCAGCGCTGGTTTCAACGTCCTGCGAATGAGTGCCTTCAACGCACCCGAAGATGAAACCCCTCGGCCATTTCGGCAGCCTGTTGACGAAAAGAAGAACATCCGTTCGATGCTCTTCGGCGATTTCGATAAGTGTCTGTTCCCCGTGCAGAAGTTCGATTCAGACACCGAACGTCGTTTTGCGGTCGTTCTTGAAAACGACAAGACAGTCAGCAAGTGGGTTAAACCCAACAAAGGCACGTTCCAAATCCACTACAGCGGTGATGCGAACTATGAACCCGACTTCGTTGCCCAAACCGACGATGGCTACTATCTCTGCGAGCCGAAGGATGAAAGGGAAGTCAACGACGAAGTAGTCCAGACGAAGGCCCGAGCGGCTGCCGAATGGTGCAAACACGCCAGCACGGTTGCGGCCGAGCCATGGCACTACCTGCTAATCCCGCACACCGCAGTTGACGAAACCAAGTCCCTAGCAAGCTTGGCGGCACAGTACACGGTTCATCCCCAGTAA
- a CDS encoding restriction endonuclease — MIILAATSNDKGKQLETLTMNLLRHRGYENCTTNVMANGAEIDVRGELPLPGLGTTRHQKLICECKAHKSVMDMTQWCKFLGKVFHQEACTESEVAGCFVSLSGVNGHVQGNYDELSGHRKNISLLHGDELLKLIAEIIPFIALAEISRRARTLTDRTASRFEPAYHNGQMFWIIVFSGGEFTILSAEGVAIEAALAAGFAAMVETELDVSSYIDIQQEAQARHRSTLAQIFVVATLFENDGSINGIDDFSQIDDFSSSELKDAAQKLIDEGHLKTDDDGKCSIPIRKMEDGDLIAPEIFRILFADRFPVSVLHSEFYQRHLNPAFINEVCKIQAELYLTEAEIEEILTLFRLSPSAVAQSLHPMQMIVTGRQQATSNQSIDRFHQDYFHQVALESLKRDFRNPSLAGFFHEHRGMRELETSTKLILKSEKGIEQQAEFVERVGIGRLGDSLGGGLAHIALLKTAPQPWDQAMKNDDGSEPQGSSPISDASVSELETRG; from the coding sequence ATGATTATTCTCGCTGCCACATCGAATGACAAAGGAAAGCAACTTGAGACGTTGACTATGAATCTTTTGCGCCACCGTGGATATGAAAACTGCACGACAAATGTGATGGCCAATGGTGCCGAGATCGATGTCCGAGGCGAACTGCCATTGCCCGGCCTCGGTACAACACGACACCAGAAATTGATTTGTGAGTGCAAAGCCCACAAATCAGTCATGGACATGACCCAATGGTGCAAGTTTTTGGGAAAAGTATTCCACCAAGAGGCGTGTACGGAATCGGAAGTTGCGGGATGTTTCGTCTCGTTATCGGGCGTGAACGGACACGTTCAGGGCAATTACGACGAACTGTCAGGCCACAGAAAGAACATCTCTCTGTTGCACGGCGACGAATTGCTGAAGCTCATTGCTGAGATAATCCCATTTATCGCTTTGGCTGAAATAAGTCGCCGGGCGAGAACGCTGACTGATCGCACGGCATCTAGGTTTGAGCCTGCATATCACAACGGTCAAATGTTTTGGATCATCGTCTTCTCAGGTGGAGAATTCACAATACTGTCAGCGGAGGGTGTGGCGATTGAGGCTGCACTTGCTGCTGGGTTCGCAGCGATGGTCGAGACCGAGCTTGATGTCTCATCCTACATCGATATTCAACAAGAAGCACAGGCACGACACAGATCGACTTTGGCGCAAATCTTCGTGGTTGCAACGCTCTTCGAGAACGATGGCTCGATCAATGGAATTGACGACTTTTCGCAGATCGATGACTTTTCATCATCCGAGTTGAAGGACGCAGCACAGAAGCTCATCGATGAGGGACATTTGAAGACCGATGATGATGGTAAATGCTCGATACCGATTCGAAAAATGGAAGATGGTGATCTGATCGCACCTGAGATATTTCGCATTCTTTTTGCGGATCGATTCCCGGTAAGTGTTCTTCATTCGGAGTTCTATCAGCGTCATCTAAACCCAGCCTTCATTAACGAAGTATGCAAGATACAAGCTGAACTTTATCTCACGGAAGCGGAGATCGAAGAGATCTTGACCTTGTTCCGGTTGTCACCTTCTGCGGTTGCTCAGTCATTGCATCCGATGCAAATGATCGTAACCGGGAGGCAACAGGCCACGTCGAATCAATCTATTGACCGATTTCATCAAGACTATTTCCATCAAGTTGCACTTGAATCGTTGAAGCGAGACTTTCGCAACCCATCCCTCGCTGGATTTTTTCACGAGCATAGAGGTATGCGTGAGTTGGAAACTTCGACCAAGCTGATCTTGAAAAGCGAAAAGGGAATTGAGCAGCAGGCAGAGTTTGTCGAACGGGTTGGCATCGGACGCCTTGGCGATTCGCTTGGCGGAGGATTGGCACATATTGCTTTGCTTAAAACAGCCCCTCAACCATGGGATCAAGCGATGAAGAATGACGATGGCAGTGAACCGCAAGGCTCTTCACCAATTTCGGATGCAAGTGTCAGTGAATTGGAAACTAGAGGCTAA
- a CDS encoding TrlF family AAA-like ATPase: MDRGAHFRHCDFQVHTPRDLNWDGERPVTEEERSDYAKRFIKACRDKGLDAVAITDHHDFGFFPHIRKASRNEVDEAGAPVPEEDRITVFPGMELTLGIPCQALLILDADFPVNLLAAVCNALTITPNDAAEIKHAQIQRLDNFRDLRELHARLDEHDFIRRRYIILPNISSGGKHTLQREGFLAHYKSMPCVGGYLDGPVKQLGVGDRRILDGLVSEYDNKPLGIFPTSDNRQHDFGVLGDHTAWVKWAQPTAEALRQACLARSTRILHEAPQLPSLVIESLHVSNSKFMGPIDLYFNAQFNCLIGGRGTGKSTLLEYVRWGLCDQPIKVTDLDDVPDYQTKRNTLINNTLKPYNATVDVHFSINGVKHIVRRKAESGDVSLKVGDDGFKDVREKDVRELLPLHAYSQKQLSAVGVRNEELLRFVESPIRSRLNEIKSLGGDHVARIRNSYSQVRRKKSLSQDIARQEVELASLEKQLSQLQKGLKGLSDDDRKVLDDHKLYLNEKSTFETWGRNIEKLRQVVSAAKSELSALPSSIGDEDAMPNKDDLSNSHTVLSSLFSSARQKLDEAENLFAEGEDDWRRYTSFKRDWQAKFDAHEKQYEAVKERAVEHESLLKQISSVEGRLKTLKETISHRKTDLESHGTPEVEYESARSQWMDLFRQKAELLDERCRELTELSGEMILATLKRGGGVKVVLEKLQTLLEGTGIRTQAKKLEDLCSAVSEAEDCPGQWQAVLHDLQLLSEIDFDDASDPDIPACPTLSAAGFSNSDIEKVAKKLTTDNWLDLSLLELEDTPTFQYRVREGEYVPFVDASAGQQATALLRVLLNQVGPPLVIDQPEDDLDNQVILEIVEEIWAAKKNRQIIFSSHNANVVVNGDADLVVCCDYRTTSDQSGGKIKCEGAIDIPDIRSEITQVMEGGKTAFLMRQDKYGF, encoded by the coding sequence ATGGACAGAGGGGCACACTTCCGGCACTGCGACTTTCAGGTTCATACGCCAAGAGACCTAAATTGGGATGGCGAACGTCCTGTGACCGAAGAGGAACGGTCAGATTATGCCAAGCGTTTCATCAAAGCTTGTCGTGATAAGGGATTGGATGCGGTAGCCATTACTGACCATCATGATTTTGGCTTCTTTCCGCATATTCGAAAGGCTTCACGAAATGAAGTTGATGAGGCGGGAGCCCCAGTACCGGAGGAAGATCGCATCACCGTGTTCCCCGGCATGGAGTTAACACTGGGCATCCCTTGCCAAGCCCTATTGATTCTCGATGCTGACTTTCCGGTCAACTTGCTTGCCGCCGTTTGCAACGCATTGACGATCACGCCCAATGATGCGGCAGAGATAAAGCACGCTCAAATACAACGACTCGACAATTTTCGTGACCTCAGAGAACTACATGCACGGCTCGATGAGCATGACTTTATTCGTAGGCGCTATATCATCCTCCCAAATATAAGTTCGGGCGGTAAGCACACTCTGCAACGTGAAGGGTTTCTGGCGCATTATAAGTCGATGCCCTGTGTCGGTGGCTACTTGGATGGACCTGTTAAACAACTGGGGGTCGGTGATCGGCGGATTTTGGATGGATTGGTTTCAGAATACGACAACAAGCCTCTCGGCATTTTCCCCACGTCGGACAACCGCCAGCATGACTTCGGTGTCCTCGGCGACCATACCGCATGGGTGAAATGGGCTCAGCCTACGGCTGAGGCACTTCGGCAAGCGTGTCTTGCTCGTTCTACTCGCATTCTGCATGAGGCACCTCAACTGCCCTCCCTTGTGATTGAGTCACTTCACGTCTCGAACAGCAAGTTCATGGGACCGATTGATCTCTACTTTAACGCCCAATTCAATTGCCTCATCGGAGGTCGAGGTACTGGTAAATCAACACTACTGGAATATGTCCGCTGGGGACTATGCGACCAACCGATCAAAGTGACGGATCTTGATGATGTGCCGGATTACCAGACGAAGAGAAACACACTGATCAACAACACGCTCAAGCCATACAACGCAACGGTGGACGTTCACTTTAGCATTAACGGCGTAAAGCACATTGTGCGGCGCAAAGCTGAAAGTGGTGACGTATCGCTTAAGGTAGGCGATGATGGCTTCAAGGACGTGCGAGAAAAGGATGTGAGGGAACTACTTCCCCTTCACGCATACAGTCAAAAGCAGTTAAGCGCTGTCGGTGTGAGGAACGAAGAACTTCTGCGATTCGTTGAGTCTCCGATACGAAGTCGTTTGAACGAAATTAAGAGTCTCGGCGGTGACCATGTTGCTCGAATTCGAAACAGCTATTCGCAAGTACGAAGGAAAAAGTCGCTTTCCCAAGACATCGCACGGCAAGAGGTCGAACTGGCATCGTTGGAGAAGCAACTTAGTCAACTTCAGAAAGGGCTGAAGGGGCTATCCGATGATGACAGAAAGGTGCTCGATGATCACAAACTCTATCTAAATGAAAAAAGCACTTTCGAGACTTGGGGCCGCAATATCGAGAAGCTGCGACAAGTTGTAAGCGCTGCAAAAAGCGAATTGAGTGCGTTGCCGTCCAGCATTGGAGATGAGGATGCGATGCCGAACAAGGATGATTTGTCGAATTCACACACTGTCTTGTCCAGTCTCTTCTCATCGGCAAGGCAAAAACTCGATGAAGCGGAGAATTTGTTCGCTGAAGGAGAGGACGACTGGAGACGATACACATCCTTTAAGCGAGACTGGCAAGCTAAGTTTGACGCCCATGAGAAGCAATACGAGGCGGTTAAGGAACGAGCGGTTGAGCACGAATCTCTGCTAAAGCAAATTTCGTCAGTTGAGGGTCGATTGAAGACGCTCAAGGAAACGATTTCTCATCGAAAAACCGACTTGGAAAGCCATGGAACTCCCGAAGTCGAATACGAGTCCGCCCGAAGCCAGTGGATGGATCTCTTCCGCCAGAAGGCCGAATTGCTTGACGAAAGATGCCGGGAACTAACGGAACTTTCTGGAGAGATGATTCTTGCCACGTTAAAGCGAGGTGGTGGTGTCAAAGTCGTCCTTGAAAAACTTCAGACGCTATTGGAAGGCACAGGGATTCGCACGCAGGCCAAGAAACTCGAAGACCTCTGTAGTGCAGTCTCGGAAGCTGAAGATTGTCCGGGCCAGTGGCAGGCGGTGCTGCATGATCTCCAATTGCTGTCTGAAATTGATTTTGATGATGCTTCCGATCCAGATATTCCCGCTTGTCCCACACTTTCTGCGGCAGGCTTCAGCAACTCCGATATTGAGAAAGTTGCGAAAAAGCTAACAACCGACAACTGGCTTGATTTGTCGTTGCTTGAGTTGGAGGACACGCCGACGTTTCAGTATCGAGTTCGAGAGGGTGAGTACGTTCCGTTTGTTGACGCTTCCGCTGGACAACAAGCAACCGCACTGCTTCGTGTTCTTCTCAATCAAGTTGGACCACCACTGGTTATAGACCAGCCGGAAGACGATCTCGACAATCAAGTGATCCTTGAAATCGTCGAGGAGATTTGGGCAGCAAAGAAGAACCGACAAATCATTTTCTCAAGCCATAACGCCAACGTGGTCGTCAACGGAGATGCAGATCTGGTTGTGTGTTGTGATTATCGCACAACCAGTGATCAGTCCGGTGGCAAAATTAAGTGCGAGGGTGCGATTGACATTCCTGACATTCGTAGCGAGATCACTCAAGTCATGGAGGGCGGTAAAACAGCCTTCCTCATGCGGCAGGATAAGTACGGTTTCTAA